From Solanum stenotomum isolate F172 chromosome 2, ASM1918654v1, whole genome shotgun sequence:
GAAAATGATCCTCCCTTCTTAAGAAACAAGGCTGTTCAGTGCTCTCTTTTCGAGGGTGTATATTGTTGTTTAATGCTTGTACAAAGCTATTTTACTCTGAGGCCAGCCCTATTCTGCAttaacttagaacttagaagggTGAAGCTGCTTGCTAGCACGAAATAATGTTGCATGGGTTCTTAGTGCTGATTGAAAGAAAATCATGAGGTTGTGTAATAAGGTCATCTGAAGTTCAATTTCACTTCGAGTAAAGATTTTGGCGCTTAAAAGCTATTCAATTGAAGAGGAAGTATCAGTTTCCTGTACCAGCTACATATGTCTATAGTAGAGTAACTAGCGATTGTTAGAATTGGGAGTACAGATTCTTCTAGTTTCTGCAAAACCAGATATGATATTTAGGagtctattgttttaaaaaggTCGGGAATGAAGATTGTTAATCCTGTTTCTTTATGATATTGATTAGCTTTTGCAAATTCTACATAACTGACACCAGTTTCTGGTTTTCTATTGCAGTTAACTTGTAAGGTAACTACATCAGAAACTGTAGTCCAGCCCTCAATTCCTGTTCAGATTGTGCAGATCATTATTGCGATGCTGGTCATGGACACATGGCAGTACTTTGTGCATCGCTACATGCATCAGAACAAGTTTTTATACCGCCATATTCACTCCCAGCATCATCGGTTGGTTGTGCCTTACGCGATTGGTGCCCTTTATAACCACCCACTTGAAGGTCTCCTCCTGGATACTTTTGGTGGTGTTCTTTCGTTTCTTGTTGCTGGAATGACTGCACGTACTGCTGTAATTTTTTTCTGCTTTGCTGTGGTCAAAACAGTTGATGATCATTGTGGACTTTGGCTGCCTGGTAATATCTTCCATTTGTTTTTCCAAAATAACACTGCTTACCATGACATTCATCATCAGCTTCAAGGCACAAAGTTCAATTATTCTCAGCCATTCTTTTCCATTTGGGACAAACTTCTTGGAACATACAGGCCATACAGACTTGTAAAAAGGCCTGAGGGTGGTTTCGAGGCCCGACTGATGAAAGATTAGTTGGTTTTGATCATTAGTCTCTGTATGAAATCAACATGTCTTTTGTAGGGATAGCTACCAAGTTGAGGTTGTTCACTCTAGCAGTTGCCTTGGAAGGTCTACGTTCATCAAGACTTGGAAGTATGCTGCAGAAATTAGAAAtgttcattcttttcttttcagttGACCCTGTTTATTCGTAATTTTTGTCTAACCTCTTGACGATTTGTAAGCCTATTGTTTCTGAGTTCTTACTTTGTGCAGT
This genomic window contains:
- the LOC125854365 gene encoding very-long-chain aldehyde decarbonylase GL1-9-like; the protein is MVFWEGYVSDEVMGTFAPIVVYWLYAGFYQLLPPMDKYRLHTRKEENAKNLVPLASVVKGVLLQQFFQATVAHLLFLLTCKVTTSETVVQPSIPVQIVQIIIAMLVMDTWQYFVHRYMHQNKFLYRHIHSQHHRLVVPYAIGALYNHPLEGLLLDTFGGVLSFLVAGMTARTAVIFFCFAVVKTVDDHCGLWLPGNIFHLFFQNNTAYHDIHHQLQGTKFNYSQPFFSIWDKLLGTYRPYRLVKRPEGGFEARLMKD